A window of Corallococcus macrosporus DSM 14697 contains these coding sequences:
- a CDS encoding lysophospholipid acyltransferase family protein produces MPGEQGSAQQAGVALPSSPLRGGVRHVSQIAPAAPPPDSPAVTQKRPSEHLRRIVGTPPGRVVGFLTRFVWAFLTWLSPQSRDALARFVGNLAYSLGIRRRVALENLAMAMPEKSDAERREIARGAYINMSRVVLESLPSGDRLPPDWAEQGIEGDAAWQALKARVATGKGALLVTAHFGNWELLGDMLIRHGIPLDALVRPLKGALNTRIAENRVRVGAGLIYPRGAIQEIIDAVNRGESPFMLLDQALPAKGAAFVPFFGKLASTTPAMAVAAARTEAPVFVVMGVRNGRGGARFRLEVEGPILPPAPGECADPITEHTARVTAALERCIRKYPDQWMWLHRRWKVQPPPEATLPAGTTPPPPASDAPPAG; encoded by the coding sequence ATGCCGGGCGAGCAAGGTAGCGCGCAACAGGCAGGTGTGGCCTTGCCGTCATCCCCACTTCGCGGTGGAGTGCGTCATGTGTCCCAGATTGCGCCTGCCGCCCCGCCCCCTGACTCACCCGCCGTGACGCAGAAGCGACCGTCGGAGCACCTGCGCCGCATCGTCGGAACGCCACCCGGACGGGTGGTGGGCTTCCTCACGCGCTTTGTCTGGGCCTTCCTGACGTGGTTGTCGCCCCAGTCGCGTGACGCGCTCGCTCGCTTCGTGGGCAACCTCGCGTACAGCCTGGGCATCCGTCGTCGCGTGGCGCTGGAAAACCTGGCCATGGCGATGCCGGAGAAGAGTGACGCGGAGCGGCGGGAAATCGCGCGCGGCGCCTACATCAACATGTCGCGCGTGGTGCTGGAGTCGCTGCCCTCCGGCGACCGGCTGCCGCCGGACTGGGCCGAGCAGGGCATTGAAGGCGACGCGGCGTGGCAGGCGCTGAAGGCGCGCGTGGCCACGGGCAAGGGCGCGCTGCTGGTGACGGCGCACTTCGGCAACTGGGAGCTGCTGGGGGACATGCTCATCCGGCATGGCATCCCGCTGGACGCGCTGGTGCGCCCGCTGAAGGGCGCGCTCAACACGCGCATCGCGGAGAACCGCGTGCGCGTGGGCGCTGGCCTCATCTACCCGCGTGGCGCCATCCAGGAAATCATCGACGCGGTGAACCGCGGCGAGTCCCCCTTCATGCTGCTGGACCAGGCGCTGCCCGCGAAGGGGGCCGCCTTCGTGCCCTTCTTCGGCAAGCTGGCCTCCACCACGCCCGCCATGGCGGTGGCGGCGGCGCGCACGGAGGCCCCGGTGTTCGTGGTGATGGGCGTGCGCAACGGCCGAGGCGGCGCGCGCTTCCGCCTGGAGGTGGAGGGTCCCATCCTCCCGCCCGCCCCGGGTGAGTGCGCGGACCCGATTACGGAGCACACCGCGCGCGTGACGGCCGCGCTGGAGCGCTGCATCCGCAAGTACCCGGACCAGTGGATGTGGCTGCACCGCCGCTGGAAGGTGCAGCCTCCGCCGGAGGCCACCCTGCCCGCGGGGACTACGCCACCACCACCCGCTTCAGATGCGCCCCCAGCCGGGTGA
- the alr gene encoding alanine racemase, protein MAGGVVEVNVESIGSGPGDAVQSSWLEVSASALRHNVAVFRALEGQGGASRALGVVLKGNAYGHGLAQVLPLVHGDVDLLYVIAPQDALKVREYERARGLAPRQVLVLGAVAPEEAVVLARQGVDVVVADRGWADAVPVLRAAKLERPLRVHVHIDTGLGREGFTLDGLPTESRFLSASRDVLEVVGALSHFANTEDVTEQGYALAQVDAFEKGLAFLAEQLAPARPLQRHIAASAATLVLPRARYEALRVGISLYGLWPSPETRLSARLVLGEVPVLKPVLSWRCRSQVVKWLPAGSYVGYGCTYRCPEPTRIAVLPVGYYDGYPRLASGQAHVLVNGGRCPVLGRVMMNHLIVDVTRATSDEHPVTATLLGRDGEEAVPAESLAGWAQTIHYEVVTRLGAHLKRVVVA, encoded by the coding sequence ATGGCTGGAGGCGTGGTGGAGGTGAACGTGGAGTCAATCGGCAGTGGCCCCGGGGACGCGGTCCAGTCCTCGTGGCTGGAGGTGAGCGCGTCCGCCCTGCGGCACAACGTCGCCGTGTTCCGGGCCCTGGAGGGGCAGGGGGGCGCGTCACGCGCGCTGGGGGTGGTGCTCAAGGGCAACGCGTATGGGCATGGGCTCGCGCAGGTGCTGCCGCTGGTCCACGGGGACGTGGACCTCCTCTATGTCATCGCCCCGCAGGACGCGCTGAAGGTGCGGGAGTACGAGCGGGCGCGAGGGCTGGCGCCGCGGCAGGTGCTCGTCCTGGGCGCGGTGGCGCCGGAAGAGGCGGTGGTGCTGGCGCGCCAGGGCGTGGACGTGGTGGTGGCCGACCGCGGCTGGGCGGACGCGGTGCCGGTGCTGCGCGCGGCGAAGCTGGAGCGCCCCCTGCGGGTCCACGTCCACATCGACACGGGCCTGGGGCGCGAGGGCTTCACGCTGGACGGGCTGCCTACCGAGTCCCGCTTCCTGTCGGCGTCGCGTGACGTGCTGGAGGTGGTGGGCGCGCTCAGCCACTTCGCGAACACCGAGGACGTGACGGAGCAGGGCTACGCGCTGGCGCAGGTGGACGCCTTCGAGAAGGGGCTGGCGTTCCTCGCCGAGCAGCTCGCGCCGGCCCGGCCGCTGCAACGGCACATCGCCGCGAGCGCCGCGACGCTGGTGCTGCCGCGCGCGCGCTACGAGGCGCTGCGCGTGGGGATTTCGCTCTACGGGTTGTGGCCGTCACCGGAGACGCGGCTGTCGGCGCGGCTGGTGCTGGGCGAGGTGCCGGTGCTCAAGCCGGTGCTGTCGTGGCGGTGCCGCAGCCAGGTGGTGAAGTGGCTGCCCGCGGGCAGCTACGTGGGCTACGGCTGCACGTACCGGTGCCCGGAGCCCACGCGCATCGCGGTGCTGCCGGTGGGCTACTACGACGGCTACCCGCGCCTCGCGTCCGGCCAGGCGCACGTGCTGGTGAACGGCGGCCGGTGCCCCGTGCTGGGGCGGGTGATGATGAACCACCTCATCGTGGACGTGACGCGCGCCACGTCCGACGAGCACCCGGTGACGGCCACGCTGCTGGGCCGCGACGGCGAGGAGGCCGTGCCCGCCGAGTCCCTGGCCGGCTGGGCCCAGACGATTCACTACGAGGTCGTCACCCGGCTGGGGGCGCATCTGAAGCGGGTGGTGGTGGCGTAG
- a CDS encoding sigma-70 family RNA polymerase sigma factor, with protein MDLSLAQAFVAARGGPATASPESLAPLQARLAQALDTARAPWPGVALEGARFASHLGRLLPEVGAVETLNLPDLYLARAAADGLPPALSAFEARYLPEVDVAVARLKLPPTGLDEVRQLLRQRMLVGSAETPARLAAYPGTGPLSGWVRAAALWLALDWQRQRGGPAAASEDGDLSLLVSPEDDPELAYLKRTYRAEFSDCFAAALLALEPRQRNVLRLKYLDGLSIDQLAALYGVHRSTTARWVLGAQDTLLQQTRLRLTERLRLTSSQLDSVLRLISSQLDVSLSRLLRSRLDG; from the coding sequence ATGGACCTTTCCCTGGCACAGGCCTTCGTCGCCGCGCGCGGGGGCCCGGCGACGGCCTCGCCGGAGTCACTGGCCCCGCTCCAGGCGCGGCTGGCCCAGGCCCTGGACACGGCGCGCGCGCCCTGGCCCGGCGTGGCCCTGGAAGGAGCCCGCTTCGCCAGCCACCTCGGCCGGCTGCTCCCGGAGGTGGGCGCGGTGGAGACGCTGAACCTGCCGGACCTCTACCTCGCTCGCGCGGCGGCGGATGGGCTGCCCCCCGCGCTCTCCGCGTTCGAGGCGCGCTACCTCCCCGAAGTGGACGTCGCGGTGGCCCGGCTGAAGCTGCCGCCCACGGGCCTGGACGAGGTGCGCCAGCTCCTGCGGCAGCGCATGCTGGTGGGGAGCGCGGAGACGCCGGCCCGGCTGGCCGCCTATCCCGGCACGGGCCCCCTGAGCGGCTGGGTGCGCGCGGCGGCGCTGTGGCTCGCCCTGGACTGGCAACGGCAGCGCGGCGGGCCGGCGGCGGCGAGCGAGGACGGCGACCTGTCCCTGCTGGTGTCACCCGAGGATGACCCGGAGCTGGCCTATCTCAAGCGCACGTACCGCGCGGAGTTCAGCGACTGCTTCGCCGCCGCGCTCCTCGCGCTGGAGCCGCGACAGCGCAACGTGCTGCGCCTGAAGTACCTGGACGGCCTGAGCATCGACCAGCTCGCCGCGCTGTACGGGGTGCACCGCTCCACCACGGCGCGCTGGGTGCTGGGCGCGCAGGACACCCTGCTCCAGCAGACCCGGCTGCGGCTCACCGAGCGCCTGCGCCTCACGTCCTCGCAGTTGGACAGCGTGCTGCGCCTCATCTCCAGCCAGCTCGACGTGAGCCTCAGCCGCCTGCTGCGCTCGCGCCTGGACGGGTGA